The Thermodesulfobacteriota bacterium genomic interval AAAAGAATGGCAGCGATTTTTTGCTGTTCGGGGAGAGAAGGGAGAAGACATTCAAGCTTGTAAACATCTTCTCTGTTTAAACCCGGAATGGTGCTATGCAAGTTCATCTCGCACAATCCAAAGGTGCTCAAGAAAAAAGCCATAAAGCGCCAATCATGATCTTTCCTTAAAGCAACATAATAAGTGGTGTCTATAGGCCAGAAGTCAGATGTTGAGAAATGCACAGCGCCACAGGAACCTTTCCGGCCAACAATAATGCCTGGGCCATTTACTAACGCTTCATTGTGGAACCCAACAACCCCATTCGAGCCAAAAACAGGATGGTCCCCTGCTAACCTGTCATTCTTTGGCAAAGCCTTGCCATATTGCAGCGATATTTCATTACCTAAATAGGTCTTTATCCAGTCAGATCGCATCTCATTATTTCCCTTGCTTAATTCCAATCTTCATTTTATTCAACTTCCCAATACCCGCCTTTATCCGGGCCGATACGTTTTAACCTTCCTTCCTTTTTTAACTTGGCTATGTGAACCTTTATTGTGTTCGGACTTGTACCCAGCAGCGATGCTATATCATGCCTCGTTACTTTTGGATTATTCTTCATCACCGCTATAATTTTCTCGTCAAATGTCATTTTCTGGGTATCTTTCTGGGTGGCCTTGAACACCGTTACCCTGAACCCCTCGACACCGTTCATCCTGAGGTTTATCGAAGGAATAAATAGTGCTCAGGGCAGGCCAGCTACACAGCCTCCTGTGGGGGTTAAGGTGGTGGTCATAGAGGTATTTAATGCTCCGAGTCATAACTGTGTTACAATTCAGATGGTGGCCATAAGCCCTCCCTTTTTACCCTGATTTCGATAACGTCTGTTGAAATTCCAAAAGGTCTACACAACGTTGGCGAAATTCGTGATAATACTGCGTCAGAATCAGTTTTCATAAAGGTGGTTAAATTATTTTTCTTTATGGTTTCATAGGATTTATTTACTTCTACTGCCAGATGCGCGTGGGGCACCAGCAAGCGTCCTGCAAATTCATTGGCCTGCCATTCAAAGCTGCGATATTCATTTTCCGGCACATTGAGAATAAAGTTTTTCCACTCCTCCGGTGATGTAACATCGAGTCTTGTATAGATATCCCTGTGGAGAAAAAGGTGTCCCAGTTCATGGGCAAATGAAAAACGCATGCGGTTTGCAAATTTCTCACTCATATAACAGTCATAATCTACTACGATTCCCGTTAAGTCCATTTTTAAATAGGCGTCTATATCAATCGTAGACAGAAGGTTATGTATTGGTTCGATATCCAGTCTGAGCCCGAACTCCACAATTTTTTCCGTATTGATCGGTAACTTGTTGTCGTGCCAGTATTCTTCTCGAACCCTATCCGCTTTTTCCCAGAGTTCTTTTGAATCAATCCACCTGCACTTGAACTCACTATAATCCAAATTACTCTTTCCCCTTTTTTATCATCTGAATTAATTTTTCTAAGTCTTCCAGGGTAGGTTTTTCACTCCTGAGCGTTCTGAAAAACATGGGCAAAGAATTTAATGCCTTTGTATCAGATAGAATGTCCTGAGGGATAACGCCAGCAGTGATACTTGCCTTGTCTTTCATTTCCCTCCACAAGACCGATTCGAATTCAATATCCAGCGCCAGAGCAATTTTTTTTAATTTTCCCTCATCCTGAGGAGGTGCAAGCACACCGCGCTCCACTTTACTCCAATTGCTGGCATCTACTTCAATCATTTTGCAAAACTCTCTCAGGCCCAGCCCCTTGCTTAGCCTCTTCTCTTTAATAAATTCTCCAAACATGGCCTTTTCTCCCTTCTTTCCCTTTTATTTCTTTTTTATCCGGGATTGTGGTAAATATTTTACCATGTGGTAAAAGTAACACCACAGGGGAGAAAAGTCAAGCCATTATTTTCCGAACCCCATCTTTCTGAAAATCTCTTGGAGCTCCTCATCTGCTTCATCTGCTTTCTTCTCCAGCCCCACAAGTTCTTCCAAAATTGCCGGAATGCTTCGGTAGGCTTCCTTTTCGGTAATATCAACATATCGTGAGGGTGAAAGGTTATAATCATTGTCTGCTGCCTGCTCTCGCGTGATTACCTTTAAAAACCGTTCAATATCCTCACCTTTAATAAAAGCGTCTGCTATTTTACGGATACTTTCATCAGGAATATAGTTCTTTGGCTGCCCTTTCTTGAATTCCCGGCTGGCATTAACCAGGACAATTTTGCCCTTTCGTGCGGGCGGCTTGGCTTTATTGAATACTATGATTATTCCCGCAGCCGTGGTATTATAGAAAAGGTTATCCGGCAGTAAGATAACCCCTTCGATCAAATCATTATCCACAAACCATTTGCGAATCTTTTTTTCTCGGTCCTCGGTCTTACTCCCGCTGCCCCGGGTAACTGCCCCGGTGTCAATGACAACTGCAGCACGGCCATGATCATTCAACGATGCAACTGTATTTTGCAGCCATGCCCAGTCTGCTTTGCTGGTAGTAATACCGCCCTGGGATTCAAAACGGTCAAAAGGATCATTGTCATATACTGCTGTATTAAAAGGCTGATTCCACATAGGATTTGAAACAACAATATCGAACTTCTTCAGGCTTGAATCAGACTGCTTGAATTTGGGATTGGTCATGGAATTGCCGCGAACGATCTCGCCCTCCATGTCGTGGACCACCATATTCATCCGGGCAATAGCATAGCTCGAGCCGGTAAGCTCCTGTCCGTAGAGCTTTAAAGGACGCCGCACCTTGATTTCCCGTTCCTGTAGCGCAAGCTCGCACTTGATCAGAAGCCCGGCCGACCCGCAGGCATAGTCATAAACTTCCTCACCCTGACGCGGCCGCACAATATAGGCCATGAGCCACCCAACTTCTGTCGGCGTAAAAAACTCACCCGCACTCTGTCCCTGCCCCTCAGCAAATTTTCTCAACAGATATTCATAGGCACGGCCAAGAAAATCCGGCTCTACATCATAGAGGCCAAGACGGTATCGGGGGTCAGAAATTGTTTCGATCACACCGGACAATGCAGCATCGCTGATTTCGCGCTCATTGTTGCGGGTTTCATTATAATCAACAATATCGATTACCCCGCTGAGATTCGGGTTATGCTTTGTAATAGCTCGCATGGTTATGGTTAGCTGTTCGCCAAGAGTTTTGGGCTTTCGGTCCCATGACCAGTCAAACTGCTCCCGGCCACTCACTACCGGCCACCGTGCCTCAGGTGGTATAAAGAAGCGCACCAAGCCGTGGTCAGCTTCAATAATTGAGAGGGCTGTCTCTTTGTCTCCATATCTTTCTGCTAACCGTTCAACCTCATCTTCGAATACATCGGAAAGCCGTTTAATAAATATCAGGGGAAGGATATAATCCTTAAATTTGGGTGCATCCTTTTCCCCCCGAATAGAGCAGGCTGCGCTCCAGAGCATCTGCTCCATGGACTTTGTACTTAAAATATCCTCTTTGGATTTCCGGCGACGTCTAGATTGAAAGGTCTGGTTATTTTCACTATTTGTTAGCGCGCTTTGATCAATGCCCGACTGCTCAATTAAGTCCAAAATAGCTTCTCTGGCTTTTCCCCGGGGGATTATCCTCTCGTTTTCCCAGCGGTTAACCGTCGCGAATGAAACGCCAAGTTTTGCTGCAAGCTCTTCCTGGCTCAAGTTCAGCATGACCCTCAGTTCTTTTACAACTTTACTTATGTCACGTATATCAAGCATACCCACTCCGTAATATATGTTATAATGCTATAGCATATATAAAATATCTTGTCAAGCATTTTCTAACATATTCTTATTCCCTCTCTTTCCAAAAACCTCCTCAAAGCAAAAAACCCCACTCTCATTTTGAGAAGCAGGGTTTCTGCTACCGGTATGCCATCTTTACCCTCTTATGGTACCTTCCATCCTGTAGGTTCTGATCTTTGCCAGATCAAAGGAGTAATCATATAAGTGCAGTCCCTTTGAACTGGCAATTATTTCTCCGTCCTCCACTCCAATCTCAGACGCCATATATTCCTTAAGTATCTGGATGGCAGCCAGATTGGATGGAAATCCTGCCCACAAATCCCATGATCTAAAATACAGGGCAAAGTGGAGTTTTCCATCCTTTACTTTTGTGTCGATCAGGCGGAGGCATGGCGGATCCTCTGTTCCGCAATCCTCCGGTCTCCCGATTTCCATTGCTGCCTGGTTTGTCCCATGCCCTTTCTTATACATCTCTATTACCTTCTCGACCTGCTTAAAACCGAATAGCCTTTGACCATAAGTATAGGTCTCATTTGGCTCTACCTTGTCAGTCATGAGGTATGGAAGGTACTGCTCGACGTATTCCATGGTTGTTGGAGGAGGAATGCCAAGCCCGGGAGGGATATCAGGGATAAGCGGTCTCGCCCCAGGGTGTTTTATATGAACGGTGATGTAATCAAACTCCCTTCTGACAGCCCCTTCATAACTTCCCTTTGTGATTTTGTAATTATTCCCGACTTCAAGTATCCGTGCTATACATTGAAACCAGGCATCGGGCAGATCTCTGGCTTCTATTAATACTGGTTTTAGATTCATTCTGCTTCTCCCATAGAATTCTTGCTTTATTCGTGGTAACTGGTGATCTAACCTTTTGTTTTAACAACTCGCTCCGGGTAGTCTGTAAATACCCCGTCAACCCCAAGCAACTCCATGCGTGCGATGTCTTCGGGGTCATTTACGGTAAACACAAATACTTTTAGCCCGCGTTTGTGGGCATCATTGACAAAAAACTCATCTATGAAGTCAATGGACAGGTGTACCGAATAGCAGCCCAGTCTTTCGGCAAATGCTGCATTATCAACAGGGAGACCTACGATAAGTGCACCGGTAAGTACTTTAGAATCAAGCTTCTTCGCATTAAGCAGCTCGCGGTGATTAAACGACGACACTAATATACTTTCATAGCCCCAACCCTGGTCAAGCTGTTTCCTGATTAAAGAGACTACAGGCTTCGTAGTTTGGAATCCCTTCAGTTCTATATTCAAGCCAGCCCTACCATTGACGATTGCGAATACCTCTTCTAGCGTTGGAATCTTCTGGCCTTTTCCAGCGTTGAGTGAACGCAGATATCCGAATGTCTTATCGTTTATATATCCAGTACCATCAGTTGTGCGTTCGAGCCGATTGTCATGAATAACGATTAAGTGGCCGTCCACAAAGCAGACATCTATCTCTACCCACGATGCCCCCAGGCTGATAGCCTTTTCTATCGAAAGAAGGGTGTTTTCAGGTTCGTGTCCCATGGCACCGCGATGGCCTATGCAGAGCAATTCACCTCTCATAACATATCCTTACATAATTTTCCTGGATAATACCATATAGGTACCTTGGTTTGCAAATACAAGTCGACATTTTAAGTAACAACCTTATGGGTTATGAAGCCTGGAATAGATGTCAACATTTGCAATAGCCCTTGCTGCCCGTTCAAAGGTGGGATAGGCAGGTATCCCTGCGTGGGAGAGTGTCCTTTCGAACTCCAATCTTTCTGCAATGACTGAACCATGGGGGGAGAGCAATACAATAGGTTTGTATTTAGTTTTTTTGAAGTTTGCAATAATCTCAAGTGTATCCTGGAATATCTTCTTTGATGCTAACCCGACGAGAAAATCTACCGGGACCTGGATTATGAGAATATCTATAAGGGGGTCATCTAGTACTAATTCTATCGTATTACTGAGTATCTCAGTAATGCCCCCAACGGAACCCATATCTAGGGGATTTCGCAGTATGCTGCCTGCTTTAGGGATGATAGTCTTGAGCTTAGCCCTTGTCTCATCGGTGAAAGGGGGGACCTCCATACCCTGACTGGTAAAGGCATCGCTGGATGTAACGCTTGCCCCACCACCAGCACCGTAGAGTCCGGCGATGACGGCAACACGATTTCCACAAAATCGAGGAAGGTGTAAAAAGGCTAAGATAGTATCAACCAACTCCTCGTGGCTCTCTACCTTAATTGCACCAGCCTGCTTCAGAGCTGCCTTCCATATTATATCGGAACCGGCAAGTGAGGCACTATGAGATGCTGCTGTCTGAGCACCAGCAGGAGTTTTTCCTCCCTTCCAGATAATCAAAGGCTTGGTTTTTGAGATTTCCTTAATCAGTCTAAAGAGGCGTTGGCTATCTTTTGCTCCCTCTAAATAGGCGCCGATGATTTTCGTCTCCGGATCGAGTGCGAAATACTCCAGATAATCACAGTTATCAAGATCACACCCGTTTCCGAAACTGACCACCTTGCTAAAGCAAATCCCCCGTCTTATCCCTTCGTCAATTAGATTACCAGCAACTCCACCACTGTGGGAGATGAACCCTACTGTGCCGGCCTCTGCCGGGAAGTGCATAGGACCATAAGGCATATGGCATGCAGGGGAATACACTCCGATGCAGTTTGGGCCAATAATCCGGAATCCGTTTTCTCTGGCTTTTCTAGCCATCTCTTTCTCCAACCTGCGTCCCTCTTCCTCTCCGGTTTCGGAAAACCCTGCGGTGAAGATCTGAACAGTCTTTACACCCTTTGTTGCACACTCGTCAAGCAAATCGAGTATAAATCTTGCAGGGATTGAGACAATAACGTAGTCAACGTCAGCCGGGATTGATGTGAGTTTAGGGTAACTTCTAAGCCCAAGTATTTTATTCTCAGTTGGATTGACGGGATAAAGCGGTCCTTCAAACCTTGAATCTATCAAGGCTTGAAGGTATCTCGTTCCAAATTTCAGCTTGTCGTTGGAGGCACCAACTACAGCGATGGATCCGGGATAGAAGATAGACTCAAACTCTTCCAGTTTTCTTTGATCCAAGATGCCCTCCTTTTTGAAGGAATTCTATGTAATAAAAGGGAGCCGCTTGTAGTGTGCTATATGTGAAAGATGGTTATATGTCAAGGGAATTTGTTTTTTTCTTTTGACATATCATTGCTTTTATGATAAGTTATCTCAGAATTCAATGTTATATATTGTGAGGTGATGAAGATGTATGGTGTCATTCATAAAAAGGACTGCAGCAAGGTAAAGAAAGACGATGCGGATGAACCTCAGGTAAAACCATGCCCCAAATGCGGGGAAGATTTTGTAAGAATGCATGCCTATGCTTTTAATCCGCTATTAATGCGGACAGGGCCAAGACCCTGGACAGAAAGAAAAGACGCCAATTTCTGAGCTGAGGCAGACGAGAGTGCCAGTATGTGGTACTGTAATTTTTGTGGATATACCAGCGGCGGCAGGCCTGGAGACTGGATGGTATAACCAGCCTGGGATATTGGGTTAAGGATTTCCAAGGGTTTTGCTGGAATTAAGAGAGAAGAGGGGTATTATTCCTTCAGTAACCTACTGGGAGAGGATTAACATCACCCTCCTCGCCATGATTCTATTCCATAGTAAAGGATTCCTTCCAGATAGTCATCCCAGTCCGAGTCTAATTCATTAATTTTGGGTTTGCTAAAAATTCCATCCTGACCTTTATCGGCTGAAGAATTTTCAATTAAATCTTTTTCTTTTTCCATATGTCACGCCTCTTTTACTTCATCAAACTATCCATTACCTCTTTGACAAAGCCCCCTGTATCTGTATCAGGGTTTCATATCCTCTATATATTTTTCAGCAGCAAATGCTGCGGTTGCTCCGTCTCCAACGGCTGTAGCGATTTGCCTTAAAAGCTTTACTCTTACATCCCCTGCTGCGAATATGCCTGGGACAGATGTCTTCATCTCATCATCAGTTATTATAAATCCTCTTTCATCCAGGGCGACACTGCCTTTCAAAAATTCTGTATTTGGTTTAATCCCAACATACATAAAGACACCACCTACCTCTAGCCTGGATAAGGTATTTGTTTTAACATTTCGTAATGATATGGCATTAACCGTTTGATTGCCCTCAATCCTGTCCGGTACAGTGTTCCATACAAATTCTATCTTTTCGTTTTTAAATGCCCTCTCTTGTATAATCTTATCTGCCCTTAACTGGTCTCTGCGATGAACAATATAGACCTTTTTGGCGTATTTTGTTAAAAATATCCCTTCTTCAACAGCCGAATTGCCACCTCCGATTACTGCTATATCCAGCCCACGGAAGAAAGGCCCATCGCATGTGGCACAATATGAAACCCCTCTCCCTCTCAGTTCAATTTCGCCTTTTATTCCCATTTCATTGGGTTTAGACCCTGAAGCTATTATCAATGCCCTGCACGAAAATTCCCTATCACTGAGCTTTATCTGCTTGATATTGCTCTTGTCCGCACTTACACTCTCCACATCCCCGGTCAGTATCTCTAAGCCAAATCTCTTTGCCTGTCCCTCCATGTTCTGTATCAGTTCTGGTCCATTTATCCCATCCTTAAAACCGGGGTAGTTCTCCACCATTTCAGTGGTTACAACCTGTCCTCCAACGACCATTTTCTCAATCATGAGGGATTTTAGTCTTGATCTGCATGTATAGAGCCCTGCCGTTAACCCTGCCGGCCCACCTCCAACTATTATTACATCGTAATCGGTAGTACTCATTTTCGAACCTTCCTGACTTACGCTAACCAAAAAGATTTTGATGGTCTTTCTTTATACACCTGTCCATTACTACCTTAATCCCTGCTTTACGTGCCAACTCGGCTGCTTCTTTGTTGATCACACCTTCCTGCATCCATACTACTTTCGCCCTTTTTTCTATAGCTTCCTTAACAATTTCTAAGACTGCTTCGGGTTTTCTAAATATATCAACTATATCTATTTCAAATGGGACTTCAAGAAGACTGGGATACACCTTTTCCCCCAGGATATCTTTCCCCAGAGGACGTATGGGAATAACCCTGAACCCTTTCGACTGTAAATAATATGCCACCTGATAACTGGGTCTATCCTCCTTTAGGGATAAGCCAACCACAGCAATAGTCTTATAATTCTTTAATATGTCCTTAATTTCCCTGGGAAGAAGATCTCTGTCATTTTCCTTTTGTCCCATTTATCATCCCTCAGCGATTGCAGATTGTGAATTTCAGATTTTGGAATTTCTTTTCCCCTTCCGAAATTAACTTGAGATTTGTTAGTTATAACTTACAACACGCAACTAAAAACGGTGTCCTGACTACAGAGCTTTTTTTATCATCTCCTCGAGCTTTGTTTTAGGGACTGCGCCAACTACCTGATCAATAGATTTGCCGCCCTTAAACATAATCAGGGTAGGGATGCTCCTGATACTGTATTGAGCCGGTGTCTTTGGATTCTCATCTACATTTAACTTGCAAATATTTACCTTTCCATCATACTCCTCTGCCAGCTCTTCCACTATGGGACCTACCATTTTACAGGGACCACACCAGGGAGCCCAAAAATCTACCAATGTAGGCTTATCAGAGTTTATTACCTCTGCATTAAATGAATCATCGGTTAAATGAACTGCTTTCTCTTTTTCAGACATCTTTAAACCTCCATTCTTAGCTCTAACTCTCCCCTCCAGGGACAACTAACATATTATATTGTTATTATTATCATCATTGAATTCTTTTTGTCAAACTATTTTGCCTGCCCTGTAAAACTTAAGGAGCAGCTTGAGAACTGCTCCTTAAGTTAATAAAAGTTTCAGGCAAAATCTCAGGATTGACTACCAGCCAATTCTCATTTATACCCCTCAACCACCCATGGAGGAATCAACTGTATAATCAGCGTCTATAACATCATCATCCCGGTTTCTATCTTTACCATAGCTGTATCCGCCATACCCCTGTTCCGGGGTCTGCTGGTCTCCATAAGAAGCAGCTGATAGAGAATGGGATGCCTGCTGCAAATCACTGGTTAATGCCCGTATCTTTTCTATACCTGCACCCTCCTCTTTCAAAGCACCCCTCAAATCGCCAATAAGCTGCTCTATCCTGGCCTTTTCATGAAGGGGCAGCCGATTCCCGGCACTGGCCAACTCTTTCTCAACAGTATAGGCAAGGGTATCTGCCTGGTTTCTGATTTCAGCCTCTTCTCTCTTTGCTTTATCCTCAGAAGCATGGACTTCAGCCTCCCGAATCATGCGATCAACTTCTTGTTTATCCAGAGAGGTTGATTCTGTTATTGTAATGGTCTGTTCTTTTCCCGTTGTCTTGTCCTGAGCACCGACATGTATTATCCCATTGGCATCTATATCAAATGTAACCTCGATCTGAGGTATCCCTCTGGGTGCCATGGGTATACCTTCCAAGCGAAATCTTCCCAGAACCCGGTTGTCCTTTGCCATTTCCCTTTCACCCTGGAGAACGTTTATGTCCACGCTTGGCTGGTTGTCCTCGGCTGTAGAAAATGTTTCACTCTTTCTGACTGGAATAGTGGTGTTCCTCTCTATAATCCTGGTCATTATTCCACCTAGTGTCTCTACCCCTAAAGAGAGAGGTGTCACATCAAGCAAGAGTACTTCATTAACCTCACCTGCCAAAACCCCTGCCTGAATGGCAGCCCCCACAGCCACAACTTCATCAGGATTTACCCCCTGGTGGGGTTCTTTTCCACCCGTGAGCCGTTTCACCAGATTTTGTACTGCTGGTATCCTGGTAGAGCCTCCTACCAGAACGACCTCATCTATATCCCCTGTGGAGAGTTTTGCATCACTCAGAGCCTGTTTTACAGGTCCTTCACAGCGCTCTATGAGGTCTGCTACTATGCTTTCAAATTTCGCTCTGTTAATTTTCATCTCCAGATGTTTTGGCCCGGATGCATCCGCAGTTATAAATGGAAGACTTATAGTTGTCTCTGTCACTGTGGACAACTCACACTTAGCCTTTTCCGAAGCTTCGTATAACCTTTGAAGTGCCTGTCTGTCTTTGAGTAAGTCTATTCCCCTGTCTTTTTTGAACTCGGCAGCAATCCAGTCTACCAACCTTTTATCAAAATCGTCCCCTCCCAGATGCGTATCACCGCTGGTAGACTTTACCTCAAAGATACCATCGCCAACTTCCAGGATAGAGACGTCAAAAGTACCGCCGCCAAGGTCAAATACCAGAATGGTCTCATTCTTCTTTTTGTCCAGACCATACGCCAGAGCTGCAGCAGTAGGTTCGTTTATTATCCTTTTTACATTTAAACCGGCTATCTTTCCCGCATCTTTTGTTGCCTGTCTCTGGGCGTCATTAAAGTATGCCGGTACAGTTATAACCGCATCCTTTACCTTCTCTCCCAGGTACTTTGAGGCTTCATCTGCGAGTTTTCTCAAAACTATTGCAGATATCTCTTCCGGGGCATATTCCTTTCCCCCTGCCGTAATTCGTACTACACCTCCTTTGCCCTCTTTGACCTTATAGGAAGCCTGCTTTGTCTCCTGGGTAACCTCTGAATATTTTCTTCCGGTGAATCTCTTTACAGATGATATGGTATTTTCCGGATTGAGAACTGCCTGCCTTTTGGCAACTTGTCCTACCAGACGATCTCCGTTTTTTGAAAATGCCACAACGGAAGGGGTTGTCCTTCCTCCCTCAGAGTTTATGATTACCTCAGGTTTGCCACCCTCCATGACAGCTAGAACCGAGTTGGTGGTACCAAGGTCTATTCCAATTGTCTTAGCCATTTTAATCCCTCCTTTTATTCTACACCTGTTAGCAAAAGGTGCTAATTGTGTAGTATTTTTTATCTTTAAATTAAAAGGTAAGTATTAAATCGGTGAAGTCAATAGGTGAGACAACTTTGGAATGGGTTTATGTCCGGCAGAAAGAATGGCAGATTGGGTTACTTTAGATTCCACCTCCACATGTTGATACCACCATCCAGATTCATCACTTTTGTAAAACCTTTTCCATGTAAAACTCTGATGGCATTATAGCTTCTTAATCCCTGGAGGCAGTAGATTATCACTTCCTGATCCGGGTCGAGTTCTCCGATCCTTCCCCGAAGCTCATTGAAGGGTATGTGTTTGGCGCCAGGGAGGTGACCTTTCTTGTATTCTTCATCATCTCTGACGTCCAGCAGAGTAAATCTCTCACCACTGTCCAATTTCCTCTTCAGTTCATCTGCCGGCATACCTTTAAAAAGCCCCAATGACTTATTTGATAAGACATATCCCGCTACTATTACCGGGTCTACTGCAGGTGAATAGGGTGGGGCGTATGCCAGATCTAAACCTTCCAAGTCTCCGAATGTGGCTCTCTGGGCTACAGCAGATGCTATCACATCAATCCTTTTATCTACTCCGCTTTTTCCAATTATCTGTGCTCCCAATACCCGGTTAGACTTTTTTTCTGCTATTATCTTAAAGGACATTTCATGGGCATCAGTATAGTAGTGAGCATGGGAATTGGGGTATATAATAGCCCTTTCTATCTCATAGCCATCTTTTACAGCTTCTCTTTCTGAGATGCCAGTTTTTGCCACAGTGTAGTCGAATACCTTGGCTATCATAGTACCTGATACCCCTCTAAAAAAGGCATCGCCGCCTGCCGCATTTTCTCCTGCCACCCGTCCTTGTTTATTAGCAGTTGAGCCCAGGGGGACCCATGTCGGTTTCCCAGTTATCAAGCTAAACGTTTCTGAACAATCCCCTGCGGCATAAATCTCAGGAATGTTGGTTAGCATTCTCTCGTTAACTTTAATGGCCCTTGTTTGGCCTATGGCAACTCCGGCTTCCTGTGCCAGTTGTGTATTGGGTCTTATCCCGATAGATAGTAATACCATGTCAGTGTCAAATCGGGCATTTTTAGTTATTACCTGCCTTACGCCTGCCTTTGTATCTCCTTCAAAGGCTTCAACTGGATTTTCCTTAGATACTTTCACCCCTTTTTCAATGAGGTGTTTCTCAAGAAGGTATGCCATATCTTCATCTAATGGGGGAAGGACTTGATTCATCATTTCCACTATAGTGACTTCTAATCCTTGAGAAACAAGACTTTCAGCCATCTCCAGTCCAATAAGCCCTGCCCCTATAATGATGGTCTTTCTAAGCTGTTCCCTTCCAATGTAATCTCTTATAGAAGACGCATCTTCTATGGTCTTTATGGTATGAATTTTGGGAAGGTTAACACCTGGTAAAGATGGAACAATGGGCTTCGCCCCTGTAGCAATAATAAGCTTGTCATAATGTTGTATGGTTTCATCCCTTTTCTTCAGATTAGATACCGTTATCTGTTTCTTTTGAGGGTCTATCTTCGTAACCCGATGGTTCGTGTGTACCTGAATATCAAATGGCTTTCTGAAGTCCTCGGGAGTTCTAAGCACAAGATCTTCTCGTTCTTTGACAATCCCTGATGTATAATAGGGAAGGCCACATGCGGCATATGATATATAGTCTTTTTCTTCAAAAACGGTTATCTTGAGATTCGGATTGACTCTCCTTGCCCTGGTAGCCGCCTTCATGCCTGCTGCAACACCGCCTATTATTATTAACTGTTCCCTTTTCATGTTCTCCTCAAGTTATCTATTTCTTTTTCTTGCCGTATCTTTCCCTCAATTCCCTTTTAAGTATCTTTCCTGACGGATTCCTTGGCAATTCATCCACAAACTCTATAGATTGTGGTACAGCATGAACTGCAAGATTCTGCTTGCAAAACTCCAGGATTTCATTTTCATCTGATTTCATTCTTTCTTTAAGTACTACAACTGCTTTTACAGATTCACCAAGCTTTGCATTAGTAACTCCTATTACGGCCGCCTGGGAAACAGATGGGTGTCTATAGATAACTTCTTCCACATCTCCAGGATAGATAGTTTTACCACCAGAGTTAATAATATCCTTTTTCCTGCCAACCAGATATACGTAACCTTCTTCATCCAGGGTAGCCAGATCTCCTGTATGTACATAACCTCCTCTGATAGTTTCTGCGGTTGCCTGGGGCAGTTCCCAGTATC includes:
- a CDS encoding ImmA/IrrE family metallo-endopeptidase, which encodes MDYSEFKCRWIDSKELWEKADRVREEYWHDNKLPINTEKIVEFGLRLDIEPIHNLLSTIDIDAYLKMDLTGIVVDYDCYMSEKFANRMRFSFAHELGHLFLHRDIYTRLDVTSPEEWKNFILNVPENEYRSFEWQANEFAGRLLVPHAHLAVEVNKSYETIKKNNLTTFMKTDSDAVLSRISPTLCRPFGISTDVIEIRVKREGLWPPSEL
- a CDS encoding thymidylate synthase, with the translated sequence MNLKPVLIEARDLPDAWFQCIARILEVGNNYKITKGSYEGAVRREFDYITVHIKHPGARPLIPDIPPGLGIPPPTTMEYVEQYLPYLMTDKVEPNETYTYGQRLFGFKQVEKVIEMYKKGHGTNQAAMEIGRPEDCGTEDPPCLRLIDTKVKDGKLHFALYFRSWDLWAGFPSNLAAIQILKEYMASEIGVEDGEIIASSKGLHLYDYSFDLAKIRTYRMEGTIRG
- a CDS encoding N-6 DNA methylase: MLDIRDISKVVKELRVMLNLSQEELAAKLGVSFATVNRWENERIIPRGKAREAILDLIEQSGIDQSALTNSENNQTFQSRRRRKSKEDILSTKSMEQMLWSAACSIRGEKDAPKFKDYILPLIFIKRLSDVFEDEVERLAERYGDKETALSIIEADHGLVRFFIPPEARWPVVSGREQFDWSWDRKPKTLGEQLTITMRAITKHNPNLSGVIDIVDYNETRNNEREISDAALSGVIETISDPRYRLGLYDVEPDFLGRAYEYLLRKFAEGQGQSAGEFFTPTEVGWLMAYIVRPRQGEEVYDYACGSAGLLIKCELALQEREIKVRRPLKLYGQELTGSSYAIARMNMVVHDMEGEIVRGNSMTNPKFKQSDSSLKKFDIVVSNPMWNQPFNTAVYDNDPFDRFESQGGITTSKADWAWLQNTVASLNDHGRAAVVIDTGAVTRGSGSKTEDREKKIRKWFVDNDLIEGVILLPDNLFYNTTAAGIIIVFNKAKPPARKGKIVLVNASREFKKGQPKNYIPDESIRKIADAFIKGEDIERFLKVITREQAADNDYNLSPSRYVDITEKEAYRSIPAILEELVGLEKKADEADEELQEIFRKMGFGK
- a CDS encoding glycerophosphodiester phosphodiesterase family protein, which produces MRGELLCIGHRGAMGHEPENTLLSIEKAISLGASWVEIDVCFVDGHLIVIHDNRLERTTDGTGYINDKTFGYLRSLNAGKGQKIPTLEEVFAIVNGRAGLNIELKGFQTTKPVVSLIRKQLDQGWGYESILVSSFNHRELLNAKKLDSKVLTGALIVGLPVDNAAFAERLGCYSVHLSIDFIDEFFVNDAHKRGLKVFVFTVNDPEDIARMELLGVDGVFTDYPERVVKTKG
- a CDS encoding helix-turn-helix transcriptional regulator, which translates into the protein MFGEFIKEKRLSKGLGLREFCKMIEVDASNWSKVERGVLAPPQDEGKLKKIALALDIEFESVLWREMKDKASITAGVIPQDILSDTKALNSLPMFFRTLRSEKPTLEDLEKLIQMIKKGKE
- a CDS encoding winged helix-turn-helix transcriptional regulator encodes the protein MNGVEGFRVTVFKATQKDTQKMTFDEKIIAVMKNNPKVTRHDIASLLGTSPNTIKVHIAKLKKEGRLKRIGPDKGGYWEVE